One window from the genome of Dasypus novemcinctus isolate mDasNov1 chromosome 26, mDasNov1.1.hap2, whole genome shotgun sequence encodes:
- the LOC101424232 gene encoding large ribosomal subunit protein uL23-like has translation MHLPEAYDTCLKRQPRYPRKSAPRRNKLDHYAIKFHLTTESAMKMTEDNNTLVFIVDVKANKHQIKQVVKKLYDTDGVKATTLIRPDGEKKTYVQLAPAYDALDVANKIGII, from the coding sequence ATGCACCTTCCAGAGGCCTATGACACTTGTCTCAAGAGACAGCCCAGATATCCTCGGAAAAGCGCCCCCAGGAGAAACAAGCTTGACCACTATGCCATCAAGTTCCACCTGACCACTGAGTCAGCCATGAAGATGACTGAAGACAACAACACACTTGTGTTCATTGTTGATGTCAAGGCCAACAAGCACCAGATCAAGCAAGTTGTGAAGAAGCTCTATGACACTGATGGGGTCAAGGCCACCACCCTGATCAGGCCTGACGGAGAGAAGAAGACATATGTTCAACTGGCTCCTGCCTACGATGCTTTGGATGTTGCCAACAAAATTGGGATCATCTAA